One window of the Cryptomeria japonica chromosome 7, Sugi_1.0, whole genome shotgun sequence genome contains the following:
- the LOC131047258 gene encoding putative UPF0481 protein At3g02645, translated as MELMKADEVKLDQELWLIQIKQGLQFHDEQEEENDICVSVFSVPNELLAVKPEAYTPQCVSIGPYHHWRSQLFEMERYKVAAARSFEKTITGKFEAVVEEVKKYDWQIRNCYQKFLDYKEEPLAWLMALDASFLLDCLQYYVKRADRVSSQVSQVKRLARVLDTTHRSATHNAIMRDLMMFENQLPLFLLQKLLEMQLGSEDNAEERLCNLVTLVCQELSPFMLRKRDSSRLCIKETGHILEALYYSIVPGAAIDDTISKKNDDGNVSLPESTCLRRALKALWKALSSLKTSLVQVFSALSERVFSGRPVQLATQLSTNLVSAFETLSIKCKDVETDEEKAYSSVETPPTRDELEIPSVSELYSAGVTLRPTEGDLTRNRFDQTSATLYLPKVRLDSNTEVVLRNLVAFEASASPGDLIFTRYTDFMNGIIDTVNDVQLLRKSGIIYNHLENEGKVASLWNGLGKCVKLTQVKYLDQVIADVNKHYNNRWNVAAKKYVNKYIFGPWQLLTVLATGILLLLTCFQAFCSVYDCKRWWSQSNLLQD; from the coding sequence ATGGAATTAATGAAAGCAGATGAAGTAAAGTTGGATCAAGAACTCTGGCTTATTCAAATCAAGCAAGGCCTGCAATTTCATGACGAGCAAGAAGAAGAAAACGACATTTGTGTATCCGTCTTCAGTGTTCCCAACGAGCTGTTGGCAGTGAAGCCAGAAGCATATACTCCGCAGTGCGTCTCCATTGGACCATATCACCATTGGAGATCCCAATTGTTCGAAATGGAGAGATACAAAGTAGCTGCTGCGCGAAGTTTTGAGAAGACCATAACCGGTAAATTTGAAGCTGTAGTGGAAGAGGTGAAGAAGTACGATTGGCAAATCAGGAACTGCTACCAGAAATTTCTTGACTACAAGGAGGAACCCCTTGCATGGCTCATGGCTCTTGACGCGTCGTTCCTGCTCGACTGCTTGCAGTACTACGTCAAACGAGCGGATCGCGTTTCTTCGCAAGTGTCCCAGGTGAAGCGACTCGCCAGAGTTTTAGATACAACTCACAGAAGTGCAACCCACAATGCAATTATGAGAGATCTGATGATGTTCGAGAATCAGTTACCTTTGTTCCTATTACAGAAGCTGCTGGAAATGCAGTTGGGTTCGGAAGATAACGCGGAAGAAAGGCTCTGCAATCTGGTGACTCTCGTCTGTCAAGAATTGTCGCCATTTATGTTGAGGAAGCGGGATAGTTCAAGGCTGTGCATAAAGGAGACGGGTCACATATTGGAGGCGCTATACTACTCTATTGTCCCTGGAGCAGCAATAGACGACACCATTTCTAAGAAGAACGATGACGGGAATGTCTCTTTGCCGGAATCAACCTGCTTAAGGCGTGCTCTGAAAGCTTTATGGAAGGCTCTCTCGTCGTTAAAAACCAGTCTTGTTCAAGTCTTCTCGGCACTCTCTGAGCGTGTCTTCAGCGGAAGGCCTGTCCAGTTGGCCACGCAGTTGTCCACGAATCTTGTCTCTGCTTTTGAAACTCTATCAATTAAGTGCAAAGATGTTGAAACAGATGAGGAGAAAGCATATTCCTCAGTGGAAACTCCTCCAACACGCGACGAACTAGAAATTCCCTCGGTCTCCGAATTATACTCAGCAGGGGTAACACTGCGTCCGACCGAGGGAGATCTTACCAGAAATCGCTTCGACCAGACCAGTGCAACTCTTTATCTTCCCAAAGTGAGGTTGGATTCCAACACCGAAGTAGTTCTCAGAAATTTGGTGGCTTTCGAAGCTTCCGCGTCTCCTGGTGATTTGATCTTCACTCGCTACACTGATTTCATGAACGGTATCATCGACACAGTCAATGATGTTCAGCTACTAAGAAAGAGCGGGATTATCTACAATCACCTGGAAAACGAGGGGAAAGTGGCAAGCCTGTGGAACGGCTTGGGTAAATGCGTCAAATTGACGCAAGTTAAATATTTGGACCAGGTTATAGCGGACGTCAACAAGCATTATAACAACAGATGGAACGTTGCTGCGAAGAAGTATGTAAACAAATACATATTTGGTCCATGGCAGCTCTTGACAGTTCTGGCCACGGGGATACTTCTGCTTCTGACTTGCTTCCAGGCTTTTTGTTCTGTGTATGACTGTAAGCGTTGGTGGAGCCAAAGTAATCTTTTACAGGACTAA
- the LOC131047259 gene encoding putative UPF0481 protein At3g02645, whose product MELMKADEVKLDQDLWLTQIKEGLQFQDEKEEEKDIRVSVFGVPKEPLTVKPEAYIPQCVSIGPYHYLRPQLFEIERYKIAVARRFEKARTGYCNFESVVEEVKKYNWQIRNYYHKFLEYKEEALAWLMALDGSFVLECLQFYLKQADRTSSEVSSQVKPLGRVVDISRRSETHNAIMRDLMMLENQLPLFLLQKLLEMQLGSQDKAEERLCNLVTLACKDWSPFMLKMRDSSRLLIKERGHILEELYYSIVSAVAMDDTIFKKNDDPNVPLPDSTYLRSALKSLWKALSSLRINLVQLVLALSERALKGRPVQLVTQLSTILGSIFQTLPIKRKDEKDEETDEERGYSSVETPPIRD is encoded by the coding sequence ATGGAATTAATGAAAGCAGATGAAGTAAAGTTGGATCAAGATCTCTGGCTTACTCAAATCAAGGAAGGCCTGCAATTTCAGgatgagaaagaagaagaaaaagacataCGTGTATCCGTTTTTGGTGTGCCCAAGGAGCCGTTGACAGTGAAGCCAGAAGCATATATTCCGCAGTGCGTCTCCATTGGACCGTATCACTATTTGAGACCCCAACTATTCGAAATCGAGAGATACAAAATAGCTGTTGCACGAAGATTTGAGAAGGCGCGAACCGGTTACTGCAACTTCGAATCTGTGGTGGAAGAGGTGAAGAAGTACAACTGGCAAATCAGGAACTACTACCACAAATTTCTTGAGTATAAAGAGGAAGCCCTTGCATGGCTCATGGCTCTGGATGGGTCGTTCGTTCTGGAGTGCTTGCAGTTCTACCTCAAACAGGCGGATCGCACTTCTTCGGAAGTGTCATCCCAGGTGAAGCCACTGGGCAGAGTTGTAGATATATCTCGCAGAAGTGAAACCCACAATGCAATTATGAGAGATCTGATGATGCTTGAGAATCAGTTACCTTTGTTTCTCTTGCAGAAGCTTCTGGAAATGCAGTTGGGTTCGCAAGATAAGGCCGAAGAAAGGCTCTGCAATCTAGTGACTCTAGCCTGTAAAGATTGGTCGCCATTTATGTTGAAGATGCGAGATAGTTCAAGGCTCCTTATAAAGGAGAGAGGTCACATATTGGAGGAGCTATACTACTCTATTGTCTCTGCAGTAGCCATGGACGATACCATTTTTAAGAAGAATGATGACCCGAATGTCCCATTGCCGGATTCAACCTACTTAAGGAGTGCTCTGAAATCTTTATGGAAGGCTCTGTCCTCCTTAAGAATCAACCTTGTTCAACTTGTCTTGGCACTCTCTGAGCGTGCCTTAAAAGGGAGGCCTGTCCAGTTGGTGACACAGTTGTCCACGATTCTTGGTTCCATTTTTCAAACTCTTCCAATTAAGCGTAAAGATGAAAAGGATGAGGAAACAGATGAGGAGAGAGGATATTCCTCTGTGGAAACTCCTCCAATTCGCGACTAA